One Clupea harengus chromosome 3, Ch_v2.0.2, whole genome shotgun sequence DNA window includes the following coding sequences:
- the LOC105911263 gene encoding C-C motif chemokine 4-like: protein MSRLLVLTTLVMMLGAITVTQGLRMASGPEMCCFTFKSRPLPLKHVISYSRTNTLCSKPAVVLQTARRQVCVQTSDAWVQKIISSLDSKNPGQQIPL from the exons ATGTCTCGCCTTCTAGTTCTGACCACGCTGGTGATGATGCTGGGTGCCATCACCGTCACTCAAG GGCTGCGCATGGCCAGTGGTCCAGAGATGTGCTGCTTCACGTTTAAAAGTCGCCCGCTGCCTCTGAAGCACGTGATCAGCTACAGCCGCACCAACACGCTGTGTTCCAAACCTGCTGTGGT ACTCCAGACAGCAAGAcgccaagtgtgtgtgcagacttcCGACGCCTGGGTGCAGAAGATCATCAGCAGCCTGGACAGCAAGAACCCTGGCCAGCAGATCCCACTGTGA
- the smpd3 gene encoding sphingomyelin phosphodiesterase 3, with protein sequence MGLHASPYPSALLCFLDGLSWGFIFPCYWLLDRLLGSCVPTSLERRRRSQDPCSFSSLSVAVAVPLYLLLLLASLPLALLGFLVWAPLQATRQSYLYTHEPISDKQRAAEQGAGLVPGEWRPQGRSFCFGSANVCLLPDALARFNNLTNTQARGTEIGRRIRNGASRPQIKIYIDSPTNTSISAASFSSLAAQNNAGGFRRTSSLDQRAEPEPADTPAGDCPAHHSPDCPAHPCAGLPSTTASSNCPAHPSVTTPAITASADCPAHSSSASCSAPDCHLPSEANQNTPDCPLHSSNQDTHDCPMHSSNQIASDCPMQSSNQNAPDCPLHSSNQIASDCPMQSSNQNAPDCPLHSSNQIASDCPMQSSNQNAPDCPMHSSNQIAPDCPMPSSNQNAPDCPLHPSGVQISISAPEPNGRQDPERRNPRPDADTGSLDSRTASRESLTRFHGDGVPSNNTLSHRTSMVKRHVGRKRRHGDDGFDHEVTAFFPANLDFLCLQEVFDERAAGRLRRQLHRYFPYLLSDVGRYAWRGCCSRFKFLNSGLLLASRYPILDAHYECYPNGRGEDALASKGALFAKVQVGTSSSDQRVVGYIACTHLHAIEGDAAVRCEQLDLILQWGMEFRRATSCPVGEKGLEDQVAFDVILGDLNFDNCSSEDKMEQQHVFFSHYKDPCRLGPGEDKPWALGTLLDTDGLYDEEVSSPESLQKVMENEEARKEYLVYPKSKNQCHNQKGRKIPLKGNGRRIDYILYREDGLQQDWKADIEEFSFITQLAGITDHLSVAMRLAVTTGEEEP encoded by the exons atgggCCTGCATGCCTCTCCCTACCCAAGTGCCTTGCTCTGCTTCCTGGACGGCCTGTCCTGGGGGTTCATCTTCCCCTGCTATTGGCTGCTGGACCGCCTGCTGGGATCCTGTGTGCCCACCTCCCTGGAGAGGCGCCGCCGCTCACAGGACCCCTGCTCGTTCTCGTCCCTCagcgtggcggtggcggtgcccctgtacctgctgctgctgctggcctcgCTGCCTCTGGCCCTGCTGGGCTTCCTGGTGTGGGCGCCCCTGCAGGCGACCAGGCAGTCTTACCTCTACACCCACGAGCCAATCAGCGACAAGCAGCGGGCAGCCGAGCAGGGGGCGGGGCTGGTACCGGGCGAGTGGCGTCCGCAGGGGCGGAGCTTCTGTTTCGGCAGTGCCAACGTGTGCCTGCTGCCGGATGCCCTCGCCCGCTTCAACAACCTGACCAACACGCAGGCCCGCGGCACAGAGATAGGCAGACGCATCCGCAATGGAGCCAGCCGTCCGCAGATCAAGATTTACATCGACTCCCCAACCAACACCTCCATCAGCGCCGCCTCTTTCAGCAGTCTGGCCGCTCAGAACAACGCAGGGGGCTTCAGACGCACCTCCTCCCTGGACCAGCGGGCGGAGCCGGAGCCTGCAGACACCCCTGCTGGTGACTGCCCCGCCCACCACTCGCCAGACTGCCCCGCCCACCCCTGTGCAGGTCTACCTTCTACCACCGCATCATCGAACTGCCCTGCACACCCATCAGTAACTACCCCTGCCATCACAGCGTCAGCCGACTGCCCCGCCCATTCCTCAAGTGCGTCATGCTCCGCTCCTGACTGCCATCTGCCCTCAGAGGCCAATCAGAATACTCCAGATTGTCCCCTGCACTCCTCCAATCAGGACACCCATGACTGCCCTATGCACTCCTCCAATCAGATTGCTTCTGACTGTCCCATGCAGTCCTCCAATCAGAATGCTCCTGACTGCCCCCTGCACTCCTCCAATCAGATTGCTTCTGACTGTCCCATGCAGTCGTCCAATCAGAATGCTCCTGACTGCCCCCTGCACTCCTCCAATCAGATTGCTTCTGACTGTCCCATGCAGTCGTCCAATCAGAATGCTCCTGACTGCCCTATGCACTCCTCCAATCAGATTGCTCCTGACTGCCCCATGCCCTCCTCCAATCAGAATGCTCCAGACTGCCCCCTCCACCCGTCTGGTGTGCAGATCAGCATCAGCGCCCCGGAGCCCAACGGGCGGCAGGACCCCGAGCGGAGGAACCCCCGCCCTGACGCCGACACAGGCAGCCTGGACAGCCGCACCGCTTCCCGCGAGTCCCTCACCCGTTTCCACGGTGATGGGGTGCCGTCCAACAACACGCTCTCGCACCGCACCTCCATGGTCAAGCGCCACGTGGGCCGCAAGCGTCGCCATGGAGATGACGGCTTCGATCATGAGGTCACGGCTTTCTTCCCAGCCAACCTTGACTTCCTGTGTCTACAGGAAGTGTTTGACGAGCGGGCCGCCGGCCGTCTGAGGCGGCAGCTGCACCGCTACTTTCCCTACCTGCTGAGCGACGTGGGTCGATACGCATGGAGGGGGTGCTGCTCGCGCTTCAAGTTCCTCAACAGCGGCCTGCTCCTAGCCAGCCGCTACCCAATCCTGGACGCCCACTACGAGTGCTACCCCAACGGGCGAGGGGAGGACGCTCTGGCTTCCAAGGGCGCACTCTTTGCCAAG GTGCAGGTGGGGACCTCCAGCAGCGACCAGAGGGTGGTGGGCTACATCGcctgcacacacctgcacgcCATCGAAG GGGATGCAGCGGTGCGCTGTGAGCAGTTGGACCTGATCCTACAGTGGGGGATGGAGTTCCGGAGGGCCACATCCTGCCCAGTGGGAGAGAAGGGGCTGGAGGACCAGGTGGCTTTTGACGTCATCCTGGGCGACCTCAATTTTGACAACTGTTCTTCAG aGGACAAGATGGAGCAGCAGCACGTGTTCTTCAGCCACTACAAGGACCCGTGCCGCCTAGGGCCAGGGGAAGACAAACCGTGGGCACTGG GTACTCTACTGGACACAGATGGACTGTATGATGAGGAAGTCAGTTCTCCAGAGAGTCTCCAAAa GGTGATGGAGAACGAGGAGGCGCGGAAAGAGTACTTAGTTTACCCCAAGAGCAAGAACCAGTGCCACAATCAGAAAGGCCGGAAGATTCCGCTCAAGGGCAACGGCAGGAGGATCGACTACATCCTCTATCGCGAAGATGGCTTACAGCAAGACTGGAAAGCG gacATTGAAGAGTTCAGCTTCATCACACAGCTGGCTGGCATCACAGACCATCTGTCTGTAGCCATGAGGCTGGCCGTGACCACGGGCGAGGAGGAGCcgtag